From Cotesia glomerata isolate CgM1 linkage group LG2, MPM_Cglom_v2.3, whole genome shotgun sequence, a single genomic window includes:
- the LOC123260023 gene encoding maternal protein exuperantia-like isoform X1 — MFIAQTLTPDGLWVMKISIEFYVFGYSVYDIRAGICIVSESKVYLRRKMVVSSSTVSSTTENETSAPRKPALSHEGRGISPGNYRLVGWDLDTTGKKLIDEICQFAGYTTSSSFTQYVMPYKNISPPARKRHNLKIVNVGKYRILKNLNTHKALKTKSEISALTDFLEWLEKIQGDAKDGVILVHHEPRKFIPSLVLSSLIKFKLLERFKKTVKGFLNGYDVASCKCASTLQSFSLRTLSQKLLNQEDNQLDNAANRARLSLQIIQHLSNGEENTPTSDGKGDSDAASKATVEFIREFVTSVETEENEYEVLKQVLERQFTLKPIFKPLMTASRRERQHVTPLRRLLAEAEIDYEQLKKVWESDKMNSVEELIKKKLAKATDKEKLDLLVILEGHFDPEKEPKIKVEVPEVKKKRNSSKKPRNKDNENENEKDKDINKSVSETESPDTTTMLTPEKIKTESSSDATENEEATSPKKN; from the exons ttACGTGTTTGGATACTCGGTATACGATATACGAGCTGGTATTTGTATAGTATCAGAGTCGAAAGTTTATTTGCGAAGAAAGATGGTGGTTTCATCATCAACAGTATCATCAACAACCGAAAACGAGACTTCGGCGCCGCGCAAACCGGCGCTTTCGCACGAGGGTAGAGGAATTTCGCCGGGAAACTACCGGCTTGTTGGATGGGATTTGGACACgactggaaaaaaattaattgatgagATTTGTCAGTTTGCTGGGTACACTACCAGCTCTTCATTCACTCAGTATGTAATGCCTTACAAGAACATTTCACCACCGGCACGTAAAAgacacaatttaaaaattgttaatgttGGCAAATACCGAATTTTAAAGAATCTTAACACACACAAg GCACTGAAAACAAAAAGTGAAATTTCAGCATTGACAGATTTTTTGGAATGGTTAGAAAAAATCCAAGGAGACGCTAAAGATGGTGTTATTCTAGTCCACCACGAGCCACGTAAATTTATTCCCTCACTTGTTTTGTCTTCATTGATAAAGTTCAAGCTGCTTGAACGATTCAAGAAGACTGTCAAAGGATTTCTCAACGGGTATGACGTTGCCAGTTGTAAATGTGCCAGTACATTGCAGTCTTTTTCGCTGAGAACCTTGTCTCAAAAGCTGCTGAATCag GAAGACAACCAACTGGATAATGCAGCAAATCGTGCTCGACTTTCATTACAAATAATTCAGCATTTAAGTAACGGGGAAGAAAACACGCCGACTAGCGATGGCAAAGGAGACAGTGATGCTGCTTCAAAAGCAACCGTTGAATTTATACGTGAATTCGTGACATCAGTTGAGACTGAGGAAAACGAGTATGAAGTACTAAAGCAAGTATTGGAGCGTCAATTCACTTTGAAGCCGATTTTCAAACCTCTAATGACAGCAAGTCGTCGTGAACGGCAACACGTGACTCCACTTCGTCGATTACTTGCTGAAGCCGAGATTGATTATGAACAATTAAAG AAAGTATGGGAAAGTGATAAAATGAACTCAGTGGAGGAACTGATCAAAAAGAAACTCGCAAAAGCAACAGACAAAGAAAAATTGGACCTTTTGGTGATCCTGGAGGGTCACTTTGATCCAGAAAAAGAGCCAAAAATCAAAGTTGAAGTACCGGAGGTTAAAAAGAAGAGAAATTCGTCGAAAAAGCCACGTAACAAGGATAACGAAAATGAAAACGAAAAGGACAAGGATATTAATAAGAGTGTCTCGGAGACAGAGAGTCCAGACACAACGACGATGCTCACcccggaaaaaataaagactGAGTCCTCATCCGATGCTACCGAAAATGAAGAAGCTACTTCTCCAAagaaaaactaa
- the LOC123260023 gene encoding maternal protein exuperantia-like isoform X2 has product MVVSSSTVSSTTENETSAPRKPALSHEGRGISPGNYRLVGWDLDTTGKKLIDEICQFAGYTTSSSFTQYVMPYKNISPPARKRHNLKIVNVGKYRILKNLNTHKALKTKSEISALTDFLEWLEKIQGDAKDGVILVHHEPRKFIPSLVLSSLIKFKLLERFKKTVKGFLNGYDVASCKCASTLQSFSLRTLSQKLLNQEDNQLDNAANRARLSLQIIQHLSNGEENTPTSDGKGDSDAASKATVEFIREFVTSVETEENEYEVLKQVLERQFTLKPIFKPLMTASRRERQHVTPLRRLLAEAEIDYEQLKKVWESDKMNSVEELIKKKLAKATDKEKLDLLVILEGHFDPEKEPKIKVEVPEVKKKRNSSKKPRNKDNENENEKDKDINKSVSETESPDTTTMLTPEKIKTESSSDATENEEATSPKKN; this is encoded by the exons ATGGTGGTTTCATCATCAACAGTATCATCAACAACCGAAAACGAGACTTCGGCGCCGCGCAAACCGGCGCTTTCGCACGAGGGTAGAGGAATTTCGCCGGGAAACTACCGGCTTGTTGGATGGGATTTGGACACgactggaaaaaaattaattgatgagATTTGTCAGTTTGCTGGGTACACTACCAGCTCTTCATTCACTCAGTATGTAATGCCTTACAAGAACATTTCACCACCGGCACGTAAAAgacacaatttaaaaattgttaatgttGGCAAATACCGAATTTTAAAGAATCTTAACACACACAAg GCACTGAAAACAAAAAGTGAAATTTCAGCATTGACAGATTTTTTGGAATGGTTAGAAAAAATCCAAGGAGACGCTAAAGATGGTGTTATTCTAGTCCACCACGAGCCACGTAAATTTATTCCCTCACTTGTTTTGTCTTCATTGATAAAGTTCAAGCTGCTTGAACGATTCAAGAAGACTGTCAAAGGATTTCTCAACGGGTATGACGTTGCCAGTTGTAAATGTGCCAGTACATTGCAGTCTTTTTCGCTGAGAACCTTGTCTCAAAAGCTGCTGAATCag GAAGACAACCAACTGGATAATGCAGCAAATCGTGCTCGACTTTCATTACAAATAATTCAGCATTTAAGTAACGGGGAAGAAAACACGCCGACTAGCGATGGCAAAGGAGACAGTGATGCTGCTTCAAAAGCAACCGTTGAATTTATACGTGAATTCGTGACATCAGTTGAGACTGAGGAAAACGAGTATGAAGTACTAAAGCAAGTATTGGAGCGTCAATTCACTTTGAAGCCGATTTTCAAACCTCTAATGACAGCAAGTCGTCGTGAACGGCAACACGTGACTCCACTTCGTCGATTACTTGCTGAAGCCGAGATTGATTATGAACAATTAAAG AAAGTATGGGAAAGTGATAAAATGAACTCAGTGGAGGAACTGATCAAAAAGAAACTCGCAAAAGCAACAGACAAAGAAAAATTGGACCTTTTGGTGATCCTGGAGGGTCACTTTGATCCAGAAAAAGAGCCAAAAATCAAAGTTGAAGTACCGGAGGTTAAAAAGAAGAGAAATTCGTCGAAAAAGCCACGTAACAAGGATAACGAAAATGAAAACGAAAAGGACAAGGATATTAATAAGAGTGTCTCGGAGACAGAGAGTCCAGACACAACGACGATGCTCACcccggaaaaaataaagactGAGTCCTCATCCGATGCTACCGAAAATGAAGAAGCTACTTCTCCAAagaaaaactaa
- the LOC123260022 gene encoding xanthine dehydrogenase-like: MGQAAYGVSGDSKGFVEFTINGIIFKVQENIPPETSLNVFIREHAKLRGTKSMCHEGGCGACIVAAEIRGETLAVNSCLVPVLICNGWKIKTVEGIGNKKIGYHKIQTALAGMNGSQCGYCSPGMVMNMYSLLQSKEELTMKEIENSFGSNICRCTGYRAILDAFKGLAVDARPELAEKIHDIEELYKLKMCPKSGEPCKGSCINVSGSSEEMPEMPTKLSEVHIMAMNNVQFHKVLSVEGLFNVFNNNPNATYVLNGGNTGHGVYRLEKPQIYLDLNDVTDLHRVEKTDKMLTFGGNCTLTVAKNTFKKYATDPGFKHLQHMANHVDLIASVAVRNIGTLAGNLMIKHKHHEFPSDLFLLLETAGAEIHILESPGVKKNVSLMDFLKIDMKHKIIYSIVLPALKPEHVYRSYKVMPRAQNAHAHVNAGFLFKLDARGIVLEKPNIIFGGIRHDFLHATSMEDFLNGKSLFDKNIFKQALDILDAELKPDRVLPDYTPEFRKTLSLGLFYKFVLSLLSENVSERLRSGGSMLKRDVSSARHDYDIDKNMWPVNKPVPKMESIYQTSGEAQYVNDLPPQSNEVFCAFVHAEFAVGVVENIDASEALAMDGVVAFLTAKDVPGKNLAINGENKEVLLDHNELLFLEKEIQYSGQPIGVIAATTYARAYEATKKVKITYSETGKRKPIITIKDVLGSADSSRLLPTITVPAKSKGSDIAHVIKGDMEIGGQYHYTMEPQSCVCIPTEDGIDVYPTSQFIDLTQVSIVDCLGIPNNRININVRRLGGGYGAKISRNNPVSCACAVVSYVLNRPARFIMSIESNMMCLGKRPHARQEYEVGVDAQGVIQYLNSTSWHNAGCSWNEFSSVLTFQHIYTCYDGSTWNVGVVDAMTDVPSNTYCRAPGSTEGIAMSENIMEHISRTLNKDPIEVRLSNMNAPDKEVLSKMIDDLKMSSDYEARQRSVRLFNTENRWKKRGLSLVPMTYPFHPFGQFHALVSIYARDGTVAIIHGGIEMGQGIHTKVAQAAAYTLGIDLEMVNVKPSNNVVAPNNTVTGGSLGSETCARATINACKELLERLEPIKKEMGNPSWKELVFAAHAKNVDLVARCMVTNGPEHGYPIYGAGVAEVELDLLTGQHLIRRVDLLEDVGISMNPEIDLGQAEGAYVMGIGYWTSEDLVYCPKTGLLANHRTWNYKPPGAKDIPVDFRVSFRRNAPNPTGVLRSKAVGEPPLCMSYGIVLAIRDALDSARKDAGNNDIWYPLDGPVTTEKVLMTSLTSKEMMVLY; this comes from the exons ATGGGTCAAGCTGCGTACGGCGTCTCTGG GGACTCCAAAGGATTCGTCGAGTTTACTATCAatggtattatttttaaag tgcAAGAGAACATACCACCCGAGACATCGTTGAATGTTTTTATCCGAGAGCACGCGAAGCTGAGGGGTACAAAGTCAATGTGCCATGAGGGTGGATGTGGTGCTTGTATAGTCGCTGCTGAGATACGCGGTGAAACACTTGCTGTTAACTCATGTCTGGTCCCAGTCCTCATTTGCAATGG GTGGAAAATCAAGACCGTCGAGGGAATaggtaacaaaaaaatagGTTATCACAAGATTCAAACTGCACTCGCGGGAATGAATGGCTCGCAATGCGGTTATTGTTCGCCTGGCATGGTCATGAATATGTACAG CTTATTGCAAAGCAAAGAAGAATTAACGATGAAGGAGATTGAAAATTCATTTGGAAGTAATATCTGCCGGTGTACCGGGTACCGTGCGATTTTAGATGCCTTTAAAGGATTAGCCGTTGACGCAAGACCTGAACTAGCAGAAAAAATTCACGACATCGAG GAATTGTATAAGCTGAAGATGTGCCCAAAGTCCGGAGAACCTTGTAAAGGTAGCTGCATAAATGTAAGCGGTAGTAGTGAGGAAATGCCGGAAATGCCAACAAAATTGAGCGAAGTTCACATAATGGCGATGAATAATGTACAGTTTCACAAAGTTCTCTCTGTTGAGGGTCTCTTCAACGTCTTTAATAACAATCCAAATGCAACTTATGTATTAAACGGCGGCAACACCGGGCACG GTGTTTACCGACTGGAGAAGCCGCAAATATATTTGGATTTGAATGACGTCACTGACCTACATCGCGTCGAGAAAACCGATAAAATGCTGACCTTCGGCGGGAATTGCACCCTCACCGTTGCCAAAAACACCTTCAAGAAGTACGCCACCGATCCCGGGTTCAAACATTTGCAGCACATGGCTAATCACGTCGACCTTATTGCCAGTGTCGCTGTCCGCAAT ATAGGAACGTTGGCTGGAAATCTGATGATAAAGCACAAACACCACGAATTTCCCTCGGATTTGTTTCTGCTACTGGAAACCGCCGGAGCCGAGATACATATcc ttgaatCACCtggggttaaaaaaaatgtaagccTAATGGATTTCCTGAAGATAGATATGAAACACAAAATAATATACAGCATCGTTCTGCCAGCGTTGAAGCCGGAGCATGTGTATCGATCTTATAAG GTAATGCCGAGAGCTCAAAATGCCCATGCTCATGTAAATGCCGGGTTTCTATTCAAACTCGATGCAAGAGGAATTGTGTTGGAGAAACCCAATATTATATTTGGAGGAATTCGACACGATTTt TTGCATGCAACATCGATGGAAGATTTTCTTAACGGAAAATCactttttgacaaaaatatcTTCAAACAAGCCTTAGACATACTCGACGCAGAATTGAAACCAGATCGTGTACTACCCGATTATACACCAGAGTTCCGAAAAACTCTATCTCTAGGATTATTTTACAAG ttCGTTCTCAGTTTATTGTCGGAAAATGTTAGCGAGAGACTACGAAGCGGTGGCTCTATGCTGAAACGTGATGTATCATCTGCAAGACACGATTATGacatagataaaaatatgtgGCCAGTTAATAAACCCGTACCGAAAATGGAATCCATTTACCAGACGTCTGGAGAAGCTCAGTATGTTAACGATCTACCGCCACAATCTAATGAAGTTTTCTGTGCATTCGTTCACGCTGAGTTTGCGGTTGGGGTTGTTGAAAACATTGACGCCTCTGAAGCTCTG gCAATGGATGGTGTTGTAGCTTTTTTGACGGCCAAAGATGTTCCAGGCAAAAATCTTGCAATCAATGGGGAAAACAAAGAAGTTTTACTAGATCATAATGAATTg CTATTTCTAGAGAAAGAAATTCAGTATTCAGGGCAACCGATCGGCGTAATAGCGGCAACAACCTACGCACGAGCTTATGAAGCCactaaaaaagttaaaatcacTTACTCCGAGACGGGAAAGAGAAAGccgataataacaataaaggATGTGCTGGGATCTGCGGACAGCTCAAGATTATTACCAACGATTACAGTTCCCGCTAAGTCAAAAG GTAGCGACATCGCTCACGTTATAAAAGGAGACATGGAAATCGGAGGACAGTATCACTACACAATGGAACCGCAGTCGTGTGTTTGCATTCCAACCGAAGATGGAATAGATGTTTACCCGACATCACAATTCATAGACCTCACGCAAGTTTCAATAGTTGACTGTCTTGGTATTCCTAACAACAG GATCAATATTAACGTACGAAGACTTGGTGGTGGATATGGCGCCAAGATATCACGAAACAATCCAGTCTCCTGTGCATGTGCGGTTGTATCATATGTATTAAATCGTCCAGCAAGATTTATAATGTCTATTGAGAGTAATATGATGTGTTTGGGTAAGCGCCCGCACGCAAGACAAGAGTACGAGGTCGGCGTTGACGCCCAGGGTGTAATACAGTATCTCAACAGCACTAGTTGGCATAATGCCGGCTGCTCCTGGAACGAATTCTCATCAGTCTTAACGTTTCAACATATTTACACATGCTACGATGGATCAACTTGGAATGTCGGAGTCGTTGATGCGATGACTGACGTCCCCTCTAATACTTATTGCCGCGCTCCAG GTTCTACTGAAGGAATTGCCATGTCTGAGAATATTATGGAACATATATCCAGAACATTAAATAAAGATCCTATTGAGGTAAGGTTGAGTAATATGAATGCTCCGGATAAAGAAGTACTTAGTAAAATGATTGACGACTTGAAAATGTCTTCTGATTATGAAGCGCGACAACGTAGTGTACGACTTTTCAATACC GAAAATCGATGGAAGAAACGAGGGCTATCTTTAGTACCAATGACATATCCTTTCCATCCATTCGGTCAGTTTCATGCATTAGTGTCGATATACGCTCGAGATGGTACAGTCGCTATTATACATGGTGGCATCGAGATGGGTCAGGGTATTCACACTAAG GTTGCTCAGGCTGCTGCTTATACACTGGGCATCGATCTGGAAATGGTTAACGTCAAACCCTCGAATAACGTTGTCGCTCCGAATAATACAGTCACCGGGGGAAGTCTCGGAAGCGAAACTTGTGCTCGG gcAACAATAAATGCATGCAAAGAATTATTGGAGAGATTAGAGCcgattaaaaaagaaatggGAAATCCTTCGTGGAAGGAGCTTGTGTTTGCTGCTCACGCTAAAAATGTTGATCTTGTTGCTCGATGCAT GGTTACCAATGGTCCCGAGCATGGTTATCCAATCTACGGTGCTGGTGTTGCTGAAGTAGAGCTGGATTTGTTAACGGGACAACACTTGATTCGACGAGTCGATTTATTGGAAGACGTTGGCATCAGCATGAATCCAGAGATTGATTTAGGACAAGCAGAAGGCGCATATGTAATGGGGATCGGGTATTGGACTAGCGAGGACCTCGTTTACTGTCCTAAAACCGGGCTACTAGCAAATCACCGTACCTGG AATTATAAACCACCTGGTGCTAAGGATATCCCCGTGGACTTTCGTGTATCCTTTAGACGTAATGCACCAAACCCCACGGGAGTTCTACGATCCAAAG CTGTTGGGGAGCCACCGTTATGCATGAGTTACGGTATAGTATTGGCCATACGTGATGCACTAGACTCTGCTAGAAAGGATGCCGGTAATAACGATATTTGGTATCCTCTAG ATGGACCGGTAACAACTGAAAAAGTTCTTATGACAAGTCTGACGTCCAAGGAAATGATGGTcctgtattaa